CAATTTCACTAGAAAATGCTCGGCTGTATGAACGGCTAAAAGACTATGCCAAAACACTGGAACGGAAACTAGAAGTGCAAACTCAAGCCTTGCAGCAGGAGATCACTGAACGTCAACAAACCGAAGCCGCATTGAGACAGAGTGAAGCAAATTATCGCAACCTGTTACAGACCGCGAATTCCGTCATCATTCGCTATGATCCGCAAGGACGGATTCGATACATCAACGATTATGGGGTAAAACTCCTCGGCTACGAAGAACCTCAGATTGTAGGGCGAACGTTATTTGAAACCATCATTCCAGACATCGAAACCTCTGGACGCGATGTTAAACCCTTTGTCCGTGATTTGCTTCGCAATCCCAAATCGTACCCGCAAGGCGAGGGTGAAAACCTGTGTCGAGACGGTCGGCGCATTTGGATGGTCTGGTCGAATCAAGCTATTTTCAATGATCAGGGAGATGTCGTTGAAATCTTATCGGTTGGCAATGACACTACGCAACGTAGACAAGCAGAAGAGGCATTACAACGCAGTGAAGCTAAGTTCCGCAACATCTTTGAAAACTCGCAGGTTGGCATCTACCGAACCCGCACCTGTGATGGATTAATTCTCAATGCCAATCAACGCTTTGCCGATCTGTTTGGGTTTGATTCACCTCAAGAGATGATTGGCATTGAACACACTATAGGCTATTGGGTCAATCCCAGCGATCGCCAACAAGGCATTGAGGTGATGAAGCGGGACGGGGAAGTGCGAAGTTATGAAGCACAGATGCGAAAACGAGATGGGACAGTGTTTTGGGGGCTTTTCTCTTCTTATCTGAATGCAGACGATGACTACATCGAAGGGGTGATTGCAGATATTAGCGATCGCAAGCAGGCAGAAGTCGCGTTACAAGACTCTGAAGCAGAACTGCGATCGCTCTTTTCAGCCATTCCCGATCCAATGTGTATCTTCAATCGTGAAGGACAATTGATCTGTGCAATTCAGGGAAATCCATCCTATGGAGAGTTATATCGGGAGGAGTATAGTGGCAAAACACTGCATCAACTCTACGCCAGGGAACAAGCCGATGAATTTCTGAGTTATATTCAGCAGGTGTTGAGAACCCAACAAGTCCTCACTGTTGAATACAGCCAGTGGATAGCTGGGCGAGAAATCTGGTTTTCGGCTCGCATTGCCCCAATTCGGCATGAGCAGGTGATTTGGTTGTCGCGAGATATCACGGCTCTTAAGCAAGCAGAGGCAGCCTCGATTTTGGAGGAACGCAATCGCATGGCGCGTGAAATTCACGATACACTCGCTCAGGCGTTTACAGGCATTCTGGCTCAGGTAGGAGCTGCAAACCAGGTGCTCACAGATGATGTAGAAGCAACTGGGGCACATCTAGACCTGATCAAAGAATTGGCGCGAACGGGGCTGACTGAAGCACGGCGATCGGTCGTTGCACTCCGTCCTCAGCTTTTGGAGGCAGGCAGTCTACAGAACGCTCTTCATCGTCTCGTTGCTCAGACTAGAGCTGCCGCAATGGATACCACTTTGCACTATGAAATTGAGGGTGCCGTGTATGCTCTCCCCACTGAAATCGAGAGTAATCTACTGCGGATTGGGCAGGAAGCATTAACCAATGCGATCAGACACGCCCATGCTGACGAAATCCGAGTGGAGCTAAGATACGATCGCAATCAGTTTTGCTTGCGCGTGAAAGATAATGGACAGGGCTTTGGAGTCGGAAGTATTCCATCCTCTGAGGGATTTGGCTTACTCGGCATGAGCGAGCGAGCAGAGCGCATCGGCGCACAACTCACGATTCGGAGTCAACCTGGGCGGGGAACGGAGATTGTAGTAGTGGTTGGGGTGTAGTGTGATGACTACTTCAAACCCTACACCCCACAGCCTATACCCTCAATTCAGGTACTGATTGTGGATGACCACGCTATTTTTCGGCAAGGATTAGCCACGATTATTAACCATGACTCAGGTGATTGTTGCCGTTAAACGCGGCATTGTCAGTTTGTAGGGTGTGTTTTCGATCGAATTCGGACTCTAACTTAAGTTATAACCAGCCTTATACGTTGCGATCGCAGGGTGGCTCTATCAATTTGTACTGTAAAAAATTCAACTCACTGTAGACGACGGACTGAAGGCAATTTCCTATATTGAATGTATGCAAACAGTCATGCAGTCAAGAGATAAATCTAGGATCTCTACTTCCGTCGCTACAGATCCACACGATTCGGTGCTGCTGTTACTGAGCTATAAAAATTGCTCAATGCGAAAGGAATTCATCATGCAATATCTTTCACAGGACTTAATTCTTCTTGCACTCAATCCTCAAACTGGAAAAACTCGCTTCTCTTGGTACTCTGCGCTCGACTATGGCTTGGTCGGTTCTTTATTACTAGACTTAGTACTGCAAGGCAAACTTGAGATCGACAACGACAATCGTGTGATCGGTGCGACCGCAGGCAACACAGGCAATGAATTCTTAGATCAACGCCTCAGTGAGGTTCTAGCATCGTCTCGTCCTCGAACTGCAAGGTTCTGGGTGACTCGCTGGAGACGAAGATACCTGGGCATTCAAACGATTGTGTTGCAGAACTTAGTTGATTTAGGTGTTTTAGAACGACAAGAGCAACGCATTCTTGGACTGTTCCCAACGCAGCGATATTTTCTAACCGATGAATCTATTCAACGTGAGATTGTCCAGCAAGTTCGTGCAGCCGTGTTAGAAGGGATTGGACTGGATTCTCGGATGGCAGCATTGATTAGTTTGATGCAAGCCTCTCACCTGACCGATGCGGTGTTCAGACCTGAAGAACGACCTGAAGCGAGATCGCGAATTAAGGCGATCGCAAGAGAGGAGTTGGTCGGTCAAGCCGTTTCAAAGGCAATTTTCACCATTCAAGCAGCCACGCTTGTGGGTGCAATCAATGTCAGATGAAAAAGTAGGATTGTCTCTCGCGGTATTACTGGCATGGGGAATGTTAGGGCTTCATATTGCGATCGTCATTGCGAATAAGTGATTGATGGTGGATACACGGCGAACTGAAAACCATCAAGCTAGTAGTTTTTGGACAATTTTAACTTGTCGAATATTTGTTTCAAAACCTTCTGCTGTGTAGAGCAGAGGAATGCCCAAAATCTAATCAGGAGATTCAAATTTTGCGCTTCGACTGATCTCAATTTATAAAAACTGGAGAACAGCAAAATGATTCAAAAGATGATTTCACAGAAACCACTGCATCGTGCAGTCCTTTTCTACAATTCAGTACATTTGAAGTACTATAGCAACCCTAAATGATTTGTGAAAGTGCCC
Above is a window of Oscillatoria sp. FACHB-1407 DNA encoding:
- a CDS encoding PAS domain S-box protein, whose translation is MIHLDQLIATLMQVVIDNSGAEIGTLVLLEEDQLAVVAQCSGSKPCDLEKLTVDDCATIPVSVIHLVECTQETLVFDDAVSEPSFSTDPYIQHHQTRSLLCMPILQQRQLIGILYLENNLSTGVFTRDRLQVLKLLMAQAAISLENARLYERLKDYAKTLERKLEVQTQALQQEITERQQTEAALRQSEANYRNLLQTANSVIIRYDPQGRIRYINDYGVKLLGYEEPQIVGRTLFETIIPDIETSGRDVKPFVRDLLRNPKSYPQGEGENLCRDGRRIWMVWSNQAIFNDQGDVVEILSVGNDTTQRRQAEEALQRSEAKFRNIFENSQVGIYRTRTCDGLILNANQRFADLFGFDSPQEMIGIEHTIGYWVNPSDRQQGIEVMKRDGEVRSYEAQMRKRDGTVFWGLFSSYLNADDDYIEGVIADISDRKQAEVALQDSEAELRSLFSAIPDPMCIFNREGQLICAIQGNPSYGELYREEYSGKTLHQLYAREQADEFLSYIQQVLRTQQVLTVEYSQWIAGREIWFSARIAPIRHEQVIWLSRDITALKQAEAASILEERNRMAREIHDTLAQAFTGILAQVGAANQVLTDDVEATGAHLDLIKELARTGLTEARRSVVALRPQLLEAGSLQNALHRLVAQTRAAAMDTTLHYEIEGAVYALPTEIESNLLRIGQEALTNAIRHAHADEIRVELRYDRNQFCLRVKDNGQGFGVGSIPSSEGFGLLGMSERAERIGAQLTIRSQPGRGTEIVVVVGV
- a CDS encoding GOLPH3/VPS74 family protein, with protein sequence MQYLSQDLILLALNPQTGKTRFSWYSALDYGLVGSLLLDLVLQGKLEIDNDNRVIGATAGNTGNEFLDQRLSEVLASSRPRTARFWVTRWRRRYLGIQTIVLQNLVDLGVLERQEQRILGLFPTQRYFLTDESIQREIVQQVRAAVLEGIGLDSRMAALISLMQASHLTDAVFRPEERPEARSRIKAIAREELVGQAVSKAIFTIQAATLVGAINVR